One genomic region from Reichenbachiella ulvae encodes:
- a CDS encoding LytR/AlgR family response regulator transcription factor, translating into MKAIIVEDKAYIRKGLLNLLKTVDAEMEIIGECASVKDAVVVANACKPELVFLDINLTDGTGFDFLDQTEHLDFKTIFITAYEEYALKALKKGAVDYLLKPVDIDELQLALKKVKATPITQQKEQITTAKKVWYQNDATLVLSLSDSFQVINLDELLYCESDKGYTTFYLTNAKKYIASKPLKEYETRLEKVNFTRPHQSFMVNLKFIDKYDKTGIIHLINGQRIPVSSRKKEAFLATFLEYNSH; encoded by the coding sequence ATGAAAGCAATAATCGTTGAGGACAAGGCATACATCCGAAAAGGGTTGTTAAATCTTCTGAAAACGGTGGATGCCGAAATGGAGATCATAGGAGAATGCGCTTCGGTAAAAGATGCCGTGGTAGTTGCCAATGCCTGCAAGCCCGAACTTGTGTTTTTGGATATTAACCTGACAGATGGGACAGGTTTTGATTTTTTGGATCAGACCGAGCATCTTGATTTCAAAACCATATTTATCACAGCTTATGAGGAGTATGCACTCAAAGCCTTGAAAAAAGGGGCAGTGGACTATCTATTGAAACCTGTGGATATCGACGAGCTGCAGTTGGCGCTGAAAAAAGTAAAGGCCACTCCCATAACCCAACAAAAAGAGCAAATAACCACAGCCAAAAAAGTCTGGTACCAGAATGACGCTACACTAGTGCTATCCTTGAGCGATAGTTTTCAAGTGATCAACCTAGATGAATTATTATACTGCGAATCAGACAAAGGTTATACCACCTTCTATTTAACCAATGCTAAAAAGTACATAGCCTCCAAACCTTTAAAAGAATATGAAACAAGACTTGAAAAGGTGAATTTTACCCGGCCCCACCAGTCTTTTATGGTTAATCTCAAATTCATCGATAAATATGACAAGACGGGCATTATCCATTTAATAAATGGTCAAAGGATTCCCGTCTCTTCCCGAAAAAAAGAAGCATTCCTGGCCACATTTCTGGAGTACAACAGCCACTAG